In one Leptogranulimonas caecicola genomic region, the following are encoded:
- a CDS encoding aldose 1-epimerase family protein — MAQTVTTISSPKLSAAVSSEGAQLMSLVHDGVEYLWQGDERWWPRRAPVLFPIVGALRNDRCTTAHGEAAMPQHGVARRFTHQIKAVTDKSVTFRLESSEETKELFPYDFVLEMTYEITDEGALLQTFKVINTDSLPLPFQLGGHPAFNVPLDPESGERFEDYQLVFSRPWTYASPQLNDDHLLDWEAEVPVVEGSDTLPLRHDLFAHDALVLTDVPDSCVTLRSAQGDRGITVDFPGFDYCGIWSCGDAPFCAIEPWTGTATGTAEDDELAHKRGVVMLEPGETFERTFTMRPF, encoded by the coding sequence ATGGCCCAAACCGTCACAACCATTTCGTCGCCCAAACTCAGTGCTGCCGTGAGTTCTGAAGGCGCCCAACTCATGAGCCTTGTCCACGATGGGGTGGAATACCTTTGGCAGGGCGACGAGCGCTGGTGGCCTCGGAGAGCCCCTGTTCTTTTTCCTATTGTGGGCGCCCTTAGAAACGACCGTTGCACCACTGCCCATGGCGAAGCGGCCATGCCGCAACACGGAGTAGCTCGCAGGTTCACCCACCAAATCAAAGCAGTTACCGATAAAAGCGTAACCTTCCGGCTCGAATCCTCAGAGGAGACAAAGGAGTTATTCCCCTACGACTTTGTGCTGGAAATGACCTACGAGATCACCGATGAGGGAGCGTTGCTCCAGACTTTCAAGGTCATCAATACCGACAGCCTGCCCCTCCCCTTCCAGCTGGGCGGACATCCGGCCTTCAACGTACCTCTAGACCCTGAGAGCGGCGAGCGCTTCGAAGATTATCAACTTGTTTTTAGCCGCCCCTGGACTTACGCCTCTCCCCAGCTCAACGATGATCATCTGTTGGACTGGGAAGCAGAAGTCCCCGTCGTCGAAGGCAGCGACACACTACCGCTGCGTCATGATCTCTTTGCTCATGACGCATTGGTGCTCACCGATGTCCCAGATTCCTGTGTGACCCTCAGAAGCGCCCAAGGCGACCGCGGTATCACCGTGGACTTTCCCGGCTTTGATTATTGCGGCATTTGGAGCTGCGGCGATGCGCCCTTCTGCGCCATCGAGCCCTGGACAGGCACAGCCACTGGCACCGCCGAAGACGACGAACTTGCCCACAAGCGCGGCGTCGTGATGCTCGAACCTGGCGAGACCTTTGAGCGCACCTTCACCATGCGCCCCTTCTAG
- a CDS encoding type I phosphomannose isomerase catalytic subunit, with protein sequence MADLIFLTPVFHEKIWGGRRLATEFGFDIPDGPVGECWAIGAHPHGDCTVEGGEFAGKRLSELWDENPELFGNVGGDRFPLLVKILDAHDDLSVQIHPNDEYAAEHENGSLGKRECWYVLDCDPGATIIVGQNAKSPEEFRELVDKGAWDQLLNEMPIHKGDFFQIDAGTVHAIKHGTLILETQQSSDVTYRLYDYDRLQDDGTKRELHIDKSCDVVDYRVTAPTSGQVELEFNPDGVAVLESNKDYTVALVEVDGPVAIPQDAPYLCATVIDGTGSANGHEVAKGASFIVPATVEALSLDGAMRLIMSHQ encoded by the coding sequence ATGGCGGATCTCATTTTCTTAACACCAGTGTTTCACGAGAAGATCTGGGGAGGCCGCAGGCTGGCAACCGAGTTTGGCTTTGATATTCCCGACGGTCCCGTGGGTGAATGCTGGGCCATCGGCGCCCATCCCCATGGTGACTGCACGGTAGAGGGCGGGGAGTTTGCAGGCAAGCGTCTCTCGGAACTCTGGGATGAGAATCCGGAGCTCTTTGGCAATGTGGGAGGCGACCGTTTTCCGCTGCTGGTAAAGATCCTCGATGCCCATGACGACCTCTCGGTGCAGATCCACCCCAACGACGAGTACGCTGCAGAGCATGAGAACGGCAGCCTGGGCAAGCGCGAGTGCTGGTACGTGTTGGATTGCGATCCTGGCGCTACCATTATCGTGGGGCAAAACGCCAAGAGCCCTGAGGAGTTCCGCGAGTTGGTCGATAAGGGCGCTTGGGATCAACTGCTCAATGAGATGCCCATCCATAAGGGCGATTTCTTCCAGATCGATGCCGGCACGGTGCATGCCATCAAGCACGGCACTCTCATTTTGGAGACCCAGCAGTCCAGTGACGTGACCTATCGTCTCTATGATTACGACCGTCTGCAGGACGACGGTACCAAGCGCGAGCTGCACATTGACAAGTCCTGCGACGTGGTTGACTACCGCGTGACGGCTCCCACCTCTGGCCAGGTGGAGCTGGAGTTTAACCCCGACGGGGTGGCGGTTTTGGAGTCCAACAAGGACTACACCGTGGCATTGGTCGAGGTGGATGGCCCAGTTGCCATCCCCCAGGACGCCCCCTACCTCTGCGCCACCGTCATCGATGGGACGGGCAGCGCCAACGGCCATGAGGTTGCCAAGGGCGCCAGCTTCATTGTGCCGGCAACCGTGGAGGCGCTGAGTCTTGACGGCGCCATGCGTCTCATCATGAGCCATCAGTAG
- a CDS encoding GntR family transcriptional regulator, with protein MSFKYSEVAKDIAQKICNGQYAPQSKLPTTDMLCSAYDVSRITIRKAMDVLSDQGLIIKRRGSGTYVKDVDPTDSAGISQIVESYSESAKTQGGEVETQMLTFEIVEATDKVAHRLRVPVGTQVYHIERIRSVNNSQSAVTYTWIPVSIVPNLTRAQAQISIYHHIEVGLGLTVSSTHRSIRAVMPTLNERIWLSLPKETPLLEIDQVTFLSDGRLFEYSILHRDTRDWSFRCVDTHTS; from the coding sequence GTGTCATTCAAGTATTCGGAGGTCGCCAAAGACATTGCGCAAAAGATTTGCAATGGCCAATATGCCCCTCAATCCAAGCTTCCCACCACCGACATGCTCTGCTCTGCCTACGACGTGTCGCGCATTACCATTCGCAAGGCCATGGACGTGCTCTCAGACCAGGGCCTTATCATCAAGCGCCGCGGCTCCGGCACCTATGTGAAAGACGTCGATCCTACAGACTCTGCGGGCATCAGCCAGATCGTAGAGAGCTACTCTGAGTCTGCCAAGACTCAGGGCGGCGAGGTAGAAACCCAGATGCTCACCTTTGAGATCGTAGAGGCTACCGACAAGGTCGCCCATCGCCTCCGCGTCCCTGTGGGCACCCAGGTCTATCATATCGAGCGCATTCGTTCTGTGAACAACTCTCAGAGCGCGGTCACCTACACCTGGATCCCCGTATCCATCGTGCCAAACCTCACACGCGCCCAGGCGCAGATCTCTATCTACCATCATATAGAAGTGGGTCTGGGCCTCACCGTATCCTCCACGCACCGCTCCATTCGTGCAGTCATGCCCACCTTGAACGAGCGCATCTGGCTCTCCTTGCCCAAAGAGACGCCGCTCTTAGAGATCGACCAGGTGACCTTCTTGTCTGACGGGCGCCTCTTCGAGTATTCCATCCTCCATCGCGATACGCGCGACTGGAGCTTCCGCTGCGTGGACACTCACACCTCCTAA